In Epinephelus lanceolatus isolate andai-2023 chromosome 16, ASM4190304v1, whole genome shotgun sequence, one DNA window encodes the following:
- the LOC117263338 gene encoding uncharacterized protein LOC117263338 — MEGEEMEMSKEELQRWLRQRIKKNELITSDVLEKCKLLQSVLERRERQAALLLKLCKSVSACESVVKTLYSLLGWEYKETDSHNEENTSDCGNTVPNSPSPPDPTPKLQDSEKLHGDERKKFCTPELQGSENLCEDNGKKISICLFRKRKPVVALTRLSESEIQSLLHPAPQSRDGEDESLHNSDSDMQWEPGDDSSDSDYSISSTNSRPSKRRKMDQKNKKLVKTHASPEASTNSNAKSNKTKTSAHQASASTDAKVNVKKTSPPQESASTNANVSVTKTSTPPANSKEVYPVIVSTLCQSSDGDTKTPPKGPLGELVVNMNVMARKSPMSWRPGKIVEIITMEDGRLKYKINFEEKGKSRVSGHHIAFDYMPNVDQLFVGARVVVKRKVEERHFSPGIMAELPSRKNRMRFLVFTDDHKPLYVGLPLLRLVSRPLEDPLDDIPDGNHKDFMRRYMEAWPYPPLTQYRVGQTVNAELDGVLQRCEVLVVDCSLMEILVAADQHKEWIYRGSTCLQHIFNMNKILEVKKGEKQKNKSLTVKESSKSAC, encoded by the exons ATGGAGGGGGAAGAGATGGAGATGAGCAAAGAGGAGCTCCAGAGGTGGCTCAGACAGAGGATAAAGAAGAACGAGCTGATCACCTCAGATGTGCTAGAGAAATGCAAACTGCTACAATCTGTTTTggaaaggagggagagacaggcTGCCCTCCTCCTGAAGCTCTGCAA gTCAGTGTCAGCATGTGAATCGGTTGTGAAGACTCTATACTCGTTGCTGGGGTGGGAATACAAAGAGACGGATTCCCATAATGAAGAAAATACATCAGATTGTG GAAATACAGTCCCCAACTCTCCAAGTCCTCCTGACCCTACTCCTAAACTACAGGACAGTGAGAAACTACATGGAGATGAACGGAAAAAATTCTGTACTCCTGAACTACAGGGCAGTGAGAACCTATGTGAAGATAATGGCAAAAAAATCTCTATCTGTCTCTTTCGAAAGAGAAAACCAGTGGTGGCCTTGACCAGACTTTCTGAAAGTGAGATCCAGTCTTTACTTCATCCAGCGCCCCAGAGTAGAGATGGTGAAGATGAATCCTTACACAATTCGGATTCTGATATGCAGTGGGAACCAGGAGATGACTCGAGTGATTCTGATTATTCCATCTCAAGTACTAACAGCCGGCCAAGcaagagaagaaaaatggatcaaaagaataaaaaacttGTCAAGACTCATGCATCACCTGAAGCCAGTACAAATAGCAATGCTAAGAGCAACAAAACGAAAACATCAGCACACCAAGCAAGTGCCAGTACTGATGCTAAGGTCAACGTGAAGAAAACATCTCCACCCCAAGAAAGTGCCAGTacaaatgctaatgtcagtgtAACAAAAACCTCAACACCGCCAGCAAACAGCAAAG AAGTATACCCTGTCATAGTATCTACTCTTTGCCAGTCCTCTGATGGAGATACCAAGACCCCTCCCAAAGGGCCACTAGGAGAGCTCGTCGTGAACATGAATGTTATGGCCAGAAAGAGCCCCATGAGCTGGAGGCCAGGGAAAATCGTGGAAATAATAACAATgg aaGATGGTAGGTTGAAATACAAGATCAATTTTGAGGAGAAGGGGAAGAGCCGCGTCTCTGGTCACCACATTGCCTTTGACTACATGCCAAATGTGGATCAGCTGTTTGTCGGCGCTCGTGTGGTGGTCAAGCGTAAAGTTGAGGAGCGCCACTTCAGCCCTGGTATCATGGCAGAGCTCCCCAGTAGAAAAAACCGTATGAG GTTCCTGGTCTTTACTGATGATCACAAACCGCTCTATGTTGGCTTACCTCTACTTCGCCTTGTGAGCAGACCAC TGGAGGACCCTTTGGATGATATTCCAGATGGCAACCACAAGGATTTCATGAGGCGGTATATGGAGGCTTGGCCTTACCCACCTCTGACCCAGTACAGGGTTGGACAGACAGTCAATGCAGAGCTCGATGGAGTCCTACAGAGGTGTGAGGTGCTGGTAGTCGACTGCAGCTTGATGGAGATTCTTGTTGCG GCAGATCAACATAAGGAGTGGATCTACCGAGGATCCACATGCTTGCAACACATATTTAATATGAACAAGATTTTGGAGGTGAAAAAGGGGGAGAAGCAGAAGAATAAATCTCTCACAGTCAAAG
- the LOC117264201 gene encoding histone-lysine N-methyltransferase SETDB1-B-like isoform X1, producing the protein MEVDEMETRMPELQESRKRVKTKKRTEPYEERDDDENMSDSPCGSVPSTTETPGKETQLEDGSDSLSVIKKAVVVLTRLPEYKISALRPPTPQQFYSEDDSVSSSDSDMQWEPEDDSSDSDFSLSHNKQKTAKHAKNDTTRNNNNNNNEPGPIIISSAFAHCSNETTKVRPNLPEEELKVDMMVLARKRSMRWQRGKIVDIVTREDGRLKYKVSFEEKGKSLVSGHHIAFDTTPKLEQLYVGARVVVRCQDNKFRFRPGVLSELPSRKNRLRFLVFLDDHTPVYVGLPLFHLVCRPQENVVDDIPDSPHKSFMMQYLKDWPYPHLTQYRVGQALNVELNGSQQRCEVQVVDCSIMQVIFLESQQKEWIHRGSMRLEHMARFLEMKAEERNGDSD; encoded by the exons AAAATATGTCCGATTCTCCGTGTGGGTCTGTCCCCTCCACAACTGAAACTCCCGGCAAAGAGACCCAGTTGGAGGATGGCTCTGACTCTCTCAGTGTAATAAAAAAAGCAGTGGTGGTCTTGACCCGACTCCCAGAATACAAGATCAGCGCTCTGCGACCGCCGACACCTCAGCAGTTCTACAGTGAAGACGACTCTGTCAGTAGCTCTGATTCTGATATGCAGTGGGAACCAGAAGATGATTCTAGTGATTCTGATTTCTCCCTCTCACATAATAAACAGAAAACTGCCAAACATGCCAAGAACGACACaacaagaaacaacaacaacaacaacaatg AACCAGGCCCTATAATAATATCATCGGCTTTTGCTCATTGCTCCAATGAAACCACGAAGGTCCGTCCGAACCTGCCGGAAGAAGAGCTCAAAGTGGACATGATGGTTCTCGCCAGGAAGAGGTCCATGAGATGGCAGCGAGGAAAAATAGTAGACATAGTAACAAGGG AAGATGGACGGTTGAAGTACAAAGTTAGTTTTGAAGAAAAAGGGAAGAGCCTGGTGTCCGGCCACCACATCGCCTTTGACACCACACCGAAGCTGGAGCAGCTGTATGTCGGGGCTCGCGTCGTGGTCAGGTGTCAAGATAACAAGTTCAGGTTTCGGCCTGGTGTTTTGTCAGAGCTACCCAGCAGAAAGAACCGCTTAAG GTTCTTGGTCTTTTTGGATGACCACACGCCGGTCTATGTTGGTTTACCTTTATTTCACCTGGTGTGCAGACCAC aggaaAATGTTGTAGATGACATTCCAGACAGCCCTCACAAGTCCTTCATGATGCAATACCTGAAAGACTGGCCTTACCCACACTTGACCCAGTACAGGGTGGGACAGGCCCTCAATGTGGAGTTAAATGGATCCCAGCAGAGGTGTGAGGTGCAGGTGGTCGACTGCAGCATAATGCAGGTCATTTTTCTG GAAAGTCAGCAGAAGGAGTGGATTCATCGAGGCTCCATGCGACTTGAACACATGGCTAGATTTTTGGAAATGAAAGCGGAAGAGCGCAACGGTGATTCTGACTAA
- the LOC117264201 gene encoding histone-lysine N-methyltransferase SETDB1-B-like isoform X2, with the protein MEVDEMETRMPELQESRKRVKTKKRTEPYEERDDDENMSDSPCGSVPSTTETPGKETQLEDGSDSLSVIKKAVVVLTRLPEYKISALRPPTPQQFYSEDDSKTAKHAKNDTTRNNNNNNNEPGPIIISSAFAHCSNETTKVRPNLPEEELKVDMMVLARKRSMRWQRGKIVDIVTREDGRLKYKVSFEEKGKSLVSGHHIAFDTTPKLEQLYVGARVVVRCQDNKFRFRPGVLSELPSRKNRLRFLVFLDDHTPVYVGLPLFHLVCRPQENVVDDIPDSPHKSFMMQYLKDWPYPHLTQYRVGQALNVELNGSQQRCEVQVVDCSIMQVIFLESQQKEWIHRGSMRLEHMARFLEMKAEERNGDSD; encoded by the exons AAAATATGTCCGATTCTCCGTGTGGGTCTGTCCCCTCCACAACTGAAACTCCCGGCAAAGAGACCCAGTTGGAGGATGGCTCTGACTCTCTCAGTGTAATAAAAAAAGCAGTGGTGGTCTTGACCCGACTCCCAGAATACAAGATCAGCGCTCTGCGACCGCCGACACCTCAGCAGTTCTACAGTGAAGACGACTCT AAAACTGCCAAACATGCCAAGAACGACACaacaagaaacaacaacaacaacaacaatg AACCAGGCCCTATAATAATATCATCGGCTTTTGCTCATTGCTCCAATGAAACCACGAAGGTCCGTCCGAACCTGCCGGAAGAAGAGCTCAAAGTGGACATGATGGTTCTCGCCAGGAAGAGGTCCATGAGATGGCAGCGAGGAAAAATAGTAGACATAGTAACAAGGG AAGATGGACGGTTGAAGTACAAAGTTAGTTTTGAAGAAAAAGGGAAGAGCCTGGTGTCCGGCCACCACATCGCCTTTGACACCACACCGAAGCTGGAGCAGCTGTATGTCGGGGCTCGCGTCGTGGTCAGGTGTCAAGATAACAAGTTCAGGTTTCGGCCTGGTGTTTTGTCAGAGCTACCCAGCAGAAAGAACCGCTTAAG GTTCTTGGTCTTTTTGGATGACCACACGCCGGTCTATGTTGGTTTACCTTTATTTCACCTGGTGTGCAGACCAC aggaaAATGTTGTAGATGACATTCCAGACAGCCCTCACAAGTCCTTCATGATGCAATACCTGAAAGACTGGCCTTACCCACACTTGACCCAGTACAGGGTGGGACAGGCCCTCAATGTGGAGTTAAATGGATCCCAGCAGAGGTGTGAGGTGCAGGTGGTCGACTGCAGCATAATGCAGGTCATTTTTCTG GAAAGTCAGCAGAAGGAGTGGATTCATCGAGGCTCCATGCGACTTGAACACATGGCTAGATTTTTGGAAATGAAAGCGGAAGAGCGCAACGGTGATTCTGACTAA